Proteins encoded within one genomic window of Amycolatopsis sp. 2-15:
- a CDS encoding ABC transporter substrate-binding protein: MARGHQMKALALLPAFALVGLTMACGAGGSGAGDAGSGSSSAAAPGGSSDIPAVTKDDKLAAMVPASVTSDGKILVGQDQSYPPNEFQDEGGKVSGFDVDLGTAIGQKLGLKMEFQNSAFDGIIPGIQAGKYELAMSSFSINPERLQTVDMVSYYKAGTSLAVLKGNPDGLNLDDLCGKKMGVQKGTTQVDDLQTRSDACTKAGKPAIEVTQLQAQTDVNLALTAKRVQGELADSPVIDYAVKQTGGLLDVVGAPYDTAPYGIVLKKDSGDYTKAVQQAVQALIDDGTYKKILDKWGLSGTGAVTTSEINPAS; this comes from the coding sequence GTGGCCCGAGGACACCAGATGAAGGCGCTCGCCCTTCTCCCGGCTTTCGCGCTGGTCGGCCTGACCATGGCCTGCGGCGCGGGCGGCAGTGGCGCGGGCGATGCGGGGAGCGGCAGCTCATCGGCTGCGGCTCCTGGAGGCTCGTCGGACATCCCGGCCGTGACCAAGGACGACAAGCTCGCCGCGATGGTGCCGGCTTCGGTCACCAGCGACGGCAAGATCCTGGTCGGCCAGGACCAGAGCTACCCGCCCAACGAGTTCCAGGACGAGGGCGGCAAAGTCAGCGGCTTCGACGTCGACCTGGGCACCGCCATCGGCCAGAAGCTGGGGCTGAAGATGGAGTTCCAGAACTCCGCCTTCGACGGCATCATCCCCGGCATCCAGGCCGGCAAGTACGAGCTCGCGATGTCGTCGTTCAGCATCAACCCCGAGCGGCTGCAGACGGTCGACATGGTCAGCTACTACAAGGCAGGCACGTCGCTCGCCGTCCTGAAGGGCAACCCGGACGGCCTGAACCTCGACGACCTCTGCGGCAAGAAGATGGGCGTGCAGAAGGGCACCACGCAGGTCGACGACCTGCAGACGCGCTCGGATGCCTGCACCAAGGCGGGCAAGCCGGCCATCGAGGTCACGCAGCTGCAGGCCCAGACCGATGTGAACCTGGCACTCACCGCCAAGCGCGTGCAGGGCGAGCTGGCCGACTCCCCGGTGATCGACTACGCCGTGAAGCAGACCGGCGGGCTGCTGGACGTCGTCGGCGCGCCGTACGACACCGCGCCCTACGGCATCGTGCTCAAGAAGGACAGCGGCGACTACACGAAGGCCGTTCAGCAGGCCGTGCAGGCGCTGATCGACGACGGCACGTACAAGAAGATCCTCGACAAGTGGGGTCTGTCCGGTACGGGCGCGGTGACCACGTCGGAGATCAACCCGGCTTCCTGA
- a CDS encoding amino acid ABC transporter permease has translation MSSFFDAPPTEETPVDTTPIKAVPVRHYGRWVAGVIILFLAFIVVRSVVTNVNLDWPTVWDYMFNDRVLRGLQNTLILTVISMLIGIVGGVLLAVMRLSPNPLMKGAAGIYVWLFRGTPLITQLVFWNFLAFAYPRLGLGIPFGPEFVSWDTNTLINQFTASLLGLGLNEAAYMAEIVRGGIQSIDSGQLEASSALGMKRTTTLRRIILPQAMRVIIPPTGNETISMLKTTSLVVVIGYFELMVAVQTIYAQNFKTIPLLLVAVIWYLIMTSILTIIQLQIEKRFARGTSRAVAEKNRWGSRMLGFRFGQGGGGQGGGGGVA, from the coding sequence GTGTCCAGTTTCTTCGACGCGCCTCCCACTGAGGAGACGCCCGTAGACACCACGCCGATCAAGGCCGTCCCAGTGCGCCACTACGGGCGCTGGGTGGCCGGGGTGATCATTCTTTTCCTGGCCTTCATCGTCGTCCGCAGCGTCGTCACCAACGTCAACTTGGACTGGCCGACTGTCTGGGATTACATGTTCAACGACCGTGTGCTGCGCGGTCTGCAGAACACGTTGATCCTGACGGTGATTTCGATGCTCATCGGCATCGTCGGTGGCGTGCTGCTCGCGGTTATGCGCCTTTCGCCGAACCCGCTGATGAAGGGTGCCGCGGGCATCTACGTCTGGTTGTTCCGCGGTACCCCGCTGATCACTCAGCTGGTGTTCTGGAACTTCCTGGCGTTCGCGTACCCGCGGCTGGGTCTGGGCATTCCGTTCGGCCCGGAGTTCGTCTCCTGGGACACCAACACGCTGATCAACCAGTTCACGGCTTCGCTGCTGGGCCTCGGGCTGAACGAAGCCGCATACATGGCGGAGATCGTGCGTGGTGGCATCCAGTCGATCGACTCCGGCCAGCTCGAAGCGTCGTCCGCCCTGGGAATGAAGCGCACGACCACCTTGCGGCGCATCATTCTTCCGCAGGCGATGCGCGTGATCATCCCGCCGACGGGCAACGAGACGATCTCGATGCTCAAGACCACGTCGCTGGTGGTCGTGATCGGGTACTTCGAGCTGATGGTCGCGGTGCAGACCATCTACGCGCAGAACTTCAAGACCATTCCACTGCTGCTGGTGGCGGTGATCTGGTACCTGATCATGACGTCGATCCTCACGATCATCCAGCTGCAGATCGAAAAGCGATTCGCACGAGGGACATCGCGCGCGGTCGCCGAAAAGAACAGGTGGGGTTCACGAATGCTCGGCTTCCGGTTCGGCCAGGGCGGCGGCGGCCAGGGCGGCGGCGGTGGTGTCGCATGA
- a CDS encoding amino acid ABC transporter ATP-binding protein — protein sequence MTAVVSAQKICKSFGSLDVLKGIDLEVHEREVLCLIGPSGSGKSTLLRCINHLEKIDAGRLYVDGVLVGYRQRGDKLHELREKEVALQRKDIGMVFQRFNLFPHMTALENVMEAPVQVRREPRSEVRQRALELLDRVGLADKAASYPAQLSGGQQQRVAIARALAMQPKLMLFDEPTSALDPELVGDVLGVMRQLAKDGMTMVVVTHEMQFAREVADKVLFMDGGVVVEAGPPDQVIGDPKHQRTKEFLARVLSPNA from the coding sequence ATGACCGCGGTCGTTTCCGCGCAGAAAATCTGCAAGAGCTTCGGTTCGTTGGACGTGCTGAAAGGCATCGACCTCGAGGTGCACGAACGTGAAGTGTTGTGCCTCATCGGCCCGTCGGGCTCCGGCAAATCGACGCTTCTGCGCTGCATCAACCACCTCGAGAAAATCGACGCAGGACGTTTGTACGTCGACGGCGTCCTCGTCGGCTACCGGCAACGAGGCGACAAGCTCCACGAACTGCGGGAAAAAGAGGTCGCCTTACAGCGCAAGGACATCGGCATGGTGTTCCAGCGCTTCAACCTCTTTCCCCACATGACCGCGCTCGAGAATGTCATGGAGGCCCCAGTCCAGGTCCGCCGTGAACCCCGCTCCGAGGTTCGCCAGCGCGCCCTGGAACTCCTCGACCGCGTCGGCCTGGCGGACAAAGCGGCTTCGTACCCGGCCCAGCTCTCCGGCGGCCAGCAACAACGCGTCGCCATCGCCCGCGCCCTGGCCATGCAGCCCAAACTGATGCTCTTCGACGAGCCCACGTCCGCCCTGGACCCGGAACTCGTCGGCGACGTCCTGGGCGTCATGCGCCAACTAGCCAAAGACGGCATGACCATGGTCGTGGTCACCCACGAAATGCAGTTCGCCCGCGAGGTGGCCGACAAGGTCCTCTTCATGGACGGCGGCGTGGTCGTCGAGGCCGGCCCCCCGGACCAGGTAATCGGCGACCCGAAACACCAGCGCACGAAGGAGTTCCTGGCCCGGGTCCTGAGCCCGAACGCTTGA
- a CDS encoding ESX secretion-associated protein EspG: protein MLRKPVELSLQTYEVLLERLNLGDIHPTLVRGALWYSPDERKQLAADTDAELNRRWLVRGGRLDDDFVEVLRLLQRPGVEYYSWVKSDKGERTVRAAGSGRDAVTVVAVDQVLYIAPCSAEALAREFALLLPEAPPARIASLNCSDADFNAIKSGVIPSKTSPSIRDAKQVVQWLRAPKTYFGRLYVAVRDSRGKRLRNENPPGWIDTEQGRILFGVDKSGWISLAGAGPQDLVKKVQQLENELRSGR from the coding sequence GTGCTGCGCAAGCCGGTGGAGTTGAGCCTGCAGACGTACGAGGTGCTGCTCGAGCGGCTCAACCTCGGTGACATCCACCCGACGCTCGTGCGCGGGGCGTTGTGGTACTCGCCGGACGAGCGGAAGCAGTTGGCGGCCGACACGGACGCGGAGCTGAACCGGCGGTGGCTCGTCCGCGGAGGTCGGCTCGATGACGACTTCGTCGAGGTGCTGCGCCTGCTGCAGCGCCCAGGGGTCGAGTACTACTCGTGGGTGAAGTCGGACAAGGGTGAGCGGACCGTGCGCGCCGCGGGGAGTGGGCGGGATGCGGTGACCGTGGTGGCGGTCGATCAGGTGCTGTACATCGCGCCGTGTTCGGCGGAGGCGTTGGCGCGGGAGTTCGCGTTGCTGCTGCCGGAGGCGCCGCCGGCGCGGATCGCGTCGTTGAATTGTTCGGATGCGGACTTCAACGCGATCAAGAGCGGCGTGATTCCGAGCAAAACGAGCCCGAGTATTCGCGACGCCAAACAGGTGGTGCAGTGGCTGCGGGCGCCGAAGACGTATTTCGGGCGGCTGTACGTCGCGGTCAGGGACAGCCGGGGAAAGCGTTTGCGGAATGAGAATCCGCCGGGCTGGATCGACACGGAGCAGGGGCGGATCCTGTTCGGGGTGGACAAGTCCGGGTGGATCAGCCTGGCCGGGGCGGGGCCGCAGGACCTCGTGAAGAAGGTGCAGCAGCTGGAGAACGAGCTGCGCAGCGGGCGATGA
- a CDS encoding DUF3558 domain-containing protein: MLIAAALTSAACSGGSTSGTPSPSPSANSTAPQSLAPKITEPITDTSSIEADPCSAVPVTVVESAGGRVKKTAVDDSDLGKDCAWTFDGTGNVSGGLVTANKDGLNGLYIQHARGALTTFKPQPSIQGYPAVVYDNGGEGLGACNLAVGIRDDVTYTVITQLRDGNPALQDPCSMATALASAAITHLKG; the protein is encoded by the coding sequence GTGTTGATCGCCGCAGCACTGACCTCAGCCGCATGCAGCGGCGGATCAACCTCCGGTACGCCCTCTCCTTCGCCGTCGGCCAACTCGACAGCACCGCAGAGCCTGGCGCCCAAAATCACTGAGCCGATCACTGACACGTCCTCCATCGAGGCCGACCCGTGTTCGGCAGTGCCGGTCACCGTTGTCGAAAGCGCCGGCGGCAGGGTGAAGAAGACCGCGGTCGACGACTCGGACTTGGGCAAAGACTGCGCCTGGACCTTCGATGGCACCGGCAACGTCAGCGGCGGACTGGTCACTGCGAACAAGGACGGATTGAACGGTCTATACATACAGCACGCCCGTGGCGCGCTGACGACCTTCAAGCCGCAGCCGTCCATCCAGGGCTACCCGGCGGTGGTGTACGACAACGGTGGCGAAGGCCTGGGCGCGTGCAACCTCGCAGTCGGGATTCGCGACGACGTCACGTACACGGTGATCACCCAGCTTCGAGACGGCAATCCAGCCCTCCAGGACCCGTGCTCCATGGCTACAGCGCTGGCGTCCGCCGCGATCACGCACCTCAAAGGCTGA
- a CDS encoding oxidoreductase, with the protein MPTDTTLPPLDPFAGVPDKRYEVKAADLLRPGSTGILRWRRQATNAPIVQVEDAYITGTFDLRAAESGYLFRFERCRFEYPPDVREANVLGLVFRKCWLPGLKARNLRSRNDVRLIRSVVEVGPEDNEIPETTIMRGDDRERGMPNAAVNLTDAVIEGSVVLTRTTIKHPHGKAIQADRLVITGALLAYRMVARGEVRVPGMRTGGNVNFSGATFDNPDGFAFNGNGIHIGGSLLCEVDNYGPATERKRFSATGIMYLPSATVDSDIVLREARLSVDQRGPVAVDAWKSNDPYLDPRPALVADRLKVDGNLELSDGLQAFGTLRMVNARIGGSLRLAGAEIKMVRGRVTPYYDRALHLDGSVIGGDVEATSLRVPVGQVRMADVQIGGNFLAWNSMLLHPGRDVLSARRAKIAGNFQLTDATLKGTVRLQGVEVGGSVTLFGSKLTEPGQRTSSSFSLDVRTARIGRDLVLTENKDRAFVAEGGVNLDGAQIARHLEIVGAQLGSLPPHGIALDASDVSADDFFFGFHTPPAGRVRLRRAHCGTLGDTEEFWAAEDGIELDDFRYDALKRGIPLDDDRGLDRRIALLSKAMRGYRPGPYDQLAATLRAAGNEEHASTVGLRKQQFRYEALAKGFKIFGPGVRLWSFLQRSMVGYGYRPVRALGWLLTLLVLGSLWFGLGSDDCVQNPGRFAVSGPRCLVNQQDTGLQWNPVIYTADLLVPIVDFGNKSRWYMHGADNWVAAGFTVSGWLLATTVAAGFGRMVRRDS; encoded by the coding sequence GTGCCGACCGACACGACGCTGCCGCCGCTGGATCCGTTTGCCGGGGTGCCCGACAAGAGGTACGAGGTGAAGGCCGCGGACCTGCTGAGGCCTGGGTCAACAGGGATCCTCAGGTGGCGAAGGCAGGCGACCAACGCGCCGATCGTGCAGGTCGAGGACGCGTACATCACCGGGACGTTCGACCTCCGGGCCGCCGAGTCGGGCTACCTGTTCCGCTTCGAGCGGTGCCGGTTCGAGTACCCGCCGGACGTGCGGGAGGCGAACGTGCTCGGGCTCGTCTTCCGGAAGTGCTGGTTGCCGGGGCTGAAGGCGCGCAACCTCAGGAGCCGCAACGATGTCCGGTTGATCCGGAGTGTGGTGGAGGTCGGGCCGGAGGACAATGAGATCCCCGAGACCACGATCATGCGGGGCGACGATCGCGAGCGCGGCATGCCCAACGCCGCCGTGAACCTCACCGACGCCGTGATCGAGGGCTCGGTCGTGCTCACGCGCACGACGATCAAGCACCCCCACGGCAAGGCGATCCAGGCCGACCGCCTCGTGATCACGGGTGCGCTGCTCGCGTACCGCATGGTGGCGCGCGGCGAGGTGCGCGTGCCGGGCATGCGCACGGGCGGCAACGTGAACTTCTCCGGCGCGACGTTCGACAACCCCGACGGCTTCGCGTTCAATGGCAACGGCATCCACATCGGCGGCAGCCTGCTGTGCGAGGTGGACAACTACGGGCCGGCGACCGAGCGGAAACGGTTCTCCGCCACGGGAATCATGTATCTCCCGAGCGCCACTGTGGACAGTGACATCGTGCTGCGCGAAGCGAGACTCTCCGTGGACCAGCGCGGGCCGGTGGCCGTGGACGCGTGGAAGTCGAACGACCCGTACCTCGACCCGCGGCCCGCGCTCGTCGCCGACCGGCTGAAGGTCGACGGCAACCTGGAGCTCTCGGACGGGCTGCAGGCGTTCGGCACGCTGCGGATGGTCAACGCGCGCATCGGCGGCTCGCTCAGGCTGGCCGGGGCGGAGATCAAGATGGTGCGTGGCCGCGTGACGCCGTACTACGACAGGGCTTTGCACCTCGACGGGTCGGTGATCGGCGGCGACGTCGAGGCCACCAGCCTGCGTGTGCCCGTGGGGCAGGTGCGGATGGCCGACGTGCAGATCGGCGGCAACTTCCTCGCGTGGAACTCGATGTTGCTGCACCCCGGCCGCGACGTCCTCTCCGCGCGCCGCGCCAAGATCGCCGGCAACTTCCAGCTCACCGACGCGACGCTGAAGGGCACGGTGCGGCTGCAGGGCGTCGAGGTGGGTGGCAGCGTGACCCTCTTCGGCAGCAAGCTCACCGAGCCGGGGCAGCGCACGTCGTCGAGCTTTTCGCTGGACGTCCGCACCGCCCGCATCGGCCGTGACCTGGTGCTGACGGAGAACAAGGACCGCGCGTTCGTCGCGGAGGGCGGGGTGAACCTGGACGGCGCGCAGATCGCCCGGCACCTCGAAATCGTCGGCGCGCAGCTCGGCTCCCTGCCGCCGCACGGGATCGCGCTCGACGCCAGCGACGTGTCGGCCGACGACTTCTTCTTCGGCTTCCACACACCGCCTGCCGGACGCGTCAGGCTGCGCCGCGCGCACTGCGGGACCCTTGGCGACACGGAGGAGTTCTGGGCCGCCGAAGACGGCATCGAGCTCGACGACTTCCGTTACGACGCCCTGAAACGCGGCATCCCCCTCGACGACGACCGCGGCCTCGACAGGCGCATCGCGCTGCTGAGCAAGGCGATGCGCGGCTACCGGCCCGGCCCGTACGACCAGCTCGCCGCGACGCTGCGCGCGGCCGGCAACGAGGAACACGCGTCGACGGTCGGGTTGCGCAAGCAGCAGTTCCGCTACGAAGCGCTGGCGAAGGGGTTCAAGATCTTCGGCCCGGGCGTGCGGCTGTGGAGCTTCCTGCAACGCTCGATGGTCGGCTACGGCTACCGGCCCGTGCGCGCGCTGGGGTGGCTGCTCACGTTGCTGGTGCTGGGGAGCCTGTGGTTCGGCCTCGGCTCGGACGACTGCGTGCAGAACCCCGGCCGCTTCGCCGTCAGCGGGCCGCGCTGCCTGGTCAACCAGCAGGACACCGGGCTGCAGTGGAACCCGGTGATCTACACGGCCGACCTGCTGGTGCCCATCGTCGACTTCGGCAACAAGTCGCGCTGGTACATGCACGGCGCGGACAACTGGGTGGCCGCCGGCTTCACCGTCTCCGGCTGGCTCCTCGCGACGACCGTCGCGGCCGGCTTCGGCCGCATGGTGCGCCGGGACAGCTGA
- a CDS encoding NHL domain-containing thioredoxin family protein yields the protein MSSAQARVRAPKLTGDVWLNTGGRRLSLAELRGRIVLLDFWTSGCVNCLHVLDELRPLEEEFGDVLVTVGVHSPKFLHEGERASIEAAVRRYEVHHPVVNDPKMELWSQYAVRAWPTLVVVDPEGYVVHVAAGEGHGEALRRVVADLVAKHAAKGTLRRGGNPYVPVEEQQTELRFPSKAVATAEGRILVADTGHHSVVEFASDGETVIRRFGSGERGAQDGPFDLASFTEPSGIALLPNDVAQRAGYHAVVADTAGHRLRGLDLNTGEVTTVAGTGNQWRNGADTGKALDTDLTSPWDVAWWAPAGGVVVAMAGNHTLSVFDPISGDIRRFAGTTVEGLKDGEVGEAFFAQTSGLAPDGDKLWLADAETSALRWIEPDGETFTVHTAVGTDLFSFGHADGPADEALLQHPLGLAVLPGDRIAIADTYNGAVRRYDPFTREVTTLATGLAEPQGLLLHDGELLVVESAGNRLAPVGAQATTVAGEKNAVRRPPTVLATGDVEFAVVFTPPPGEKLDDRYGPSTRLEVSASPPELLADGAGIGTDLTRRIRFADGVTEGVLQVVAQAASCDEGGEHPACRITRQDWGVPVRFESGGERTLSLVMAGEPKPASPGQ from the coding sequence GTGAGTTCCGCACAGGCGCGAGTACGCGCACCCAAACTGACCGGCGACGTCTGGCTCAACACCGGCGGCCGGCGACTCTCCCTCGCGGAGCTGCGCGGGCGGATCGTGCTGCTCGACTTCTGGACCAGTGGCTGCGTGAACTGCCTGCACGTGCTCGACGAGCTGCGCCCGCTCGAAGAGGAGTTCGGCGACGTCCTGGTCACCGTCGGGGTGCACTCGCCGAAGTTCCTGCACGAGGGTGAGCGCGCGTCGATCGAGGCGGCTGTGCGCCGCTACGAGGTGCACCACCCCGTGGTGAACGACCCGAAGATGGAGCTGTGGTCGCAGTACGCCGTGCGCGCGTGGCCGACGCTGGTGGTCGTCGACCCCGAGGGCTACGTCGTGCACGTCGCCGCGGGTGAGGGACACGGCGAAGCGTTGCGGCGCGTGGTGGCGGACCTCGTGGCGAAGCACGCCGCGAAGGGCACGCTGCGCCGCGGCGGCAACCCGTACGTGCCGGTCGAAGAGCAGCAGACAGAGCTGCGCTTCCCGAGCAAGGCCGTCGCCACGGCCGAGGGCCGCATCCTTGTCGCGGACACCGGGCACCACTCCGTGGTCGAGTTCGCGTCCGACGGCGAGACCGTGATCCGCCGCTTCGGCAGCGGCGAGCGCGGCGCGCAGGACGGGCCCTTCGACCTGGCCAGCTTCACCGAGCCCTCGGGCATCGCGCTGCTGCCCAACGACGTCGCCCAGCGCGCCGGCTACCACGCCGTCGTCGCCGACACCGCGGGTCACCGGCTGCGCGGCCTCGACCTGAACACCGGCGAGGTCACCACCGTCGCCGGCACCGGTAACCAGTGGCGCAACGGCGCCGACACCGGCAAGGCCCTCGACACCGACCTCACGAGCCCGTGGGACGTCGCGTGGTGGGCGCCCGCCGGCGGCGTCGTGGTGGCCATGGCCGGGAACCACACGCTGAGCGTCTTCGACCCGATTTCCGGCGACATCCGCCGCTTCGCCGGGACAACCGTTGAAGGTCTGAAAGACGGCGAAGTCGGCGAAGCGTTCTTCGCCCAGACCTCCGGCCTCGCGCCCGACGGCGACAAGCTGTGGCTCGCCGACGCGGAAACCTCGGCGCTGCGCTGGATCGAGCCCGACGGCGAGACGTTCACCGTGCACACCGCCGTCGGCACCGACCTGTTCTCCTTCGGCCACGCCGACGGCCCGGCCGACGAAGCGCTGCTGCAGCACCCGCTGGGCCTGGCCGTGCTGCCCGGCGACCGCATCGCGATCGCCGACACCTACAACGGCGCCGTCCGCCGCTACGACCCGTTCACGCGCGAGGTCACCACGCTCGCCACCGGCCTCGCCGAACCGCAGGGCCTGCTGCTGCACGACGGCGAGCTGCTGGTCGTCGAGTCGGCCGGCAACCGCCTCGCGCCGGTCGGAGCCCAGGCCACGACCGTGGCCGGCGAGAAGAACGCCGTCCGCCGCCCGCCGACGGTGCTCGCCACCGGCGACGTCGAGTTCGCCGTGGTCTTCACACCGCCGCCGGGTGAGAAGCTCGACGACCGCTACGGGCCGTCCACGCGGCTGGAGGTCAGCGCGTCACCGCCCGAGCTGCTAGCCGACGGCGCCGGCATCGGCACCGATCTCACCCGCCGCATCCGGTTCGCCGACGGCGTAACGGAAGGCGTGCTGCAGGTCGTCGCCCAGGCGGCCAGCTGCGACGAGGGCGGCGAGCACCCCGCGTGCCGCATCACGCGGCAGGACTGGGGTGTGCCGGTGCGCTTCGAAAGCGGTGGTGAGCGCACGCTCAGCCTGGTCATGGCGGGTGAGCCGAAGCCGGCGTCACCCGGTCAGTAG
- a CDS encoding GroES family chaperonin, with translation MLQDRVLVRLSPEEGERRSSGGIVIPATAQVARRLAWGDVLGVGNSVRNVKQGDRVLFNPEDQLEVEIQGEGHFVLRERDVHAVATERTEHGTGLYL, from the coding sequence ATGCTGCAGGACCGCGTGCTCGTGCGCCTGTCGCCGGAGGAGGGCGAGCGCCGCAGCAGCGGCGGAATCGTGATCCCGGCGACCGCGCAGGTGGCGCGCAGGCTCGCCTGGGGTGATGTACTGGGCGTCGGCAACAGCGTGCGCAACGTCAAGCAGGGCGATCGCGTGCTCTTCAACCCGGAGGACCAGCTCGAGGTCGAGATCCAGGGTGAGGGCCACTTCGTGCTGCGCGAGCGGGATGTCCACGCCGTCGCCACCGAGCGGACCGAACACGGCACGGGGCTCTACCTGTAG
- a CDS encoding VanW family protein, with the protein MREDDSPQDLFIDDLLPERDEDDLATEIFAVVDGPPPREAPHKKLRKGVARTFMIVGCALGLFVLLYAIDLVTSAGDVPRGVLVAGVDVGGLSHADAEAKLREELQPRLTQPVTLHAGDVTTSMVPSESGLGLDWPGTLAQAGHQPLSPITRFLSFFTTRDVGVVARSDQEQVAQALGTLATDKLNHPVVEGSIGFQPGDDGAVTAYPVEPRQGQELADVRAAAQTVANDWLAPGGVTLQMAVTPAKATSNGVHALLDQVVASAVAAPVVLHGQGKDVALKPAAIAASFQFAPREGGSLELRIDQGKLQQAVEKDLASTETDGRNAEIVFTSGAPTVNPSEDARKINWANTFKSLTAVLAKPTGRDLPVAYDATKPSLSTDAANALGIKEVIGEFTTSGFSGPSATNIQMLAARVSGAIVKPGDTFSLGARSGARTAADGYVSAPVNEDGTGPSVVGGGVSQLASTLYNAAYLAGLGDGGHLAHDHYLDRYPAGRDAKAIDEAGNPVELKIADNDDTGFAIQASVSGDSVTVRIWGTKHYVIEGRTGGTSDEVSPTVQFGPGSDGACQPSIGAPGFSVSDTRVFHDLATGNEVREETRNTTYSPQPIVIC; encoded by the coding sequence GTGCGCGAAGACGACTCTCCGCAGGACCTCTTCATCGACGACCTGCTGCCCGAACGCGATGAAGACGACCTCGCGACGGAGATCTTCGCCGTCGTCGACGGACCTCCGCCGCGGGAAGCGCCGCACAAGAAGCTGCGCAAGGGTGTCGCGCGCACGTTCATGATCGTCGGCTGCGCGCTCGGCCTCTTCGTGCTGCTGTACGCGATCGATCTCGTCACCAGCGCCGGCGACGTGCCGCGCGGAGTGCTCGTGGCGGGCGTCGACGTCGGGGGCCTCTCCCACGCCGATGCCGAGGCCAAGCTGCGCGAGGAGCTGCAGCCGCGGCTCACGCAGCCGGTGACCCTGCACGCGGGCGACGTCACGACGTCGATGGTTCCCTCGGAATCCGGCCTCGGCCTCGACTGGCCCGGCACGCTCGCGCAGGCCGGGCACCAGCCGTTGAGCCCGATCACGCGGTTCCTGTCGTTCTTCACCACGCGCGACGTCGGCGTGGTCGCGCGCTCGGACCAGGAGCAGGTGGCGCAGGCGCTGGGCACCCTCGCGACCGACAAGCTCAACCACCCGGTGGTCGAGGGCAGCATCGGCTTCCAGCCGGGGGACGACGGCGCCGTCACGGCGTATCCCGTGGAGCCACGCCAGGGCCAGGAGCTCGCCGACGTGCGCGCGGCCGCGCAGACCGTGGCGAACGACTGGCTCGCGCCCGGCGGCGTGACGCTGCAGATGGCCGTGACGCCGGCGAAGGCCACGTCGAACGGTGTCCACGCGTTGCTCGACCAGGTCGTCGCCTCCGCCGTCGCCGCGCCGGTGGTGCTGCACGGGCAGGGCAAGGACGTCGCGCTGAAGCCGGCGGCCATCGCGGCGTCGTTCCAGTTCGCGCCGCGCGAGGGCGGCTCGCTCGAGCTGCGTATCGACCAGGGCAAGCTGCAGCAGGCCGTCGAAAAGGACCTCGCGTCGACCGAGACCGACGGGCGCAACGCGGAGATCGTGTTCACCTCGGGCGCGCCGACCGTCAACCCGTCCGAAGACGCGCGGAAGATCAACTGGGCCAATACCTTCAAGTCGCTCACGGCCGTGCTCGCCAAGCCGACCGGGCGTGACCTGCCGGTGGCCTACGACGCCACGAAGCCGAGCCTGTCCACCGATGCCGCCAACGCGCTGGGCATCAAGGAGGTGATCGGCGAGTTCACCACGAGCGGCTTCTCCGGCCCCTCGGCCACGAACATCCAGATGCTCGCCGCCCGCGTCTCCGGCGCGATCGTGAAACCCGGCGACACGTTCAGCCTCGGCGCCCGCTCGGGCGCGCGGACCGCCGCCGACGGCTACGTCAGTGCGCCGGTGAACGAAGACGGCACCGGTCCTTCCGTTGTGGGCGGCGGGGTTTCGCAGCTCGCGTCCACTTTGTACAACGCGGCCTACCTGGCCGGCCTCGGCGACGGCGGCCACCTCGCCCACGACCACTACCTCGACCGCTACCCCGCCGGCCGCGACGCGAAAGCCATTGACGAAGCGGGAAACCCGGTCGAGCTGAAGATCGCCGACAACGACGACACGGGCTTCGCGATCCAGGCCAGCGTCAGCGGGGATTCCGTGACCGTGCGGATCTGGGGCACGAAGCACTACGTCATCGAGGGCCGCACCGGGGGCACGTCGGACGAGGTCTCACCGACCGTCCAGTTCGGACCCGGGTCCGACGGCGCGTGCCAGCCGTCGATCGGCGCGCCGGGCTTCAGCGTGTCCGACACGCGCGTGTTCCACGATCTGGCCACGGGCAACGAGGTCCGCGAGGAAACGCGCAACACCACCTACTCGCCGCAGCCGATCGTGATCTGCTGA
- a CDS encoding GlsB/YeaQ/YmgE family stress response membrane protein, which translates to MTVAGIISAIVIGLVLGLLGRLVVPGKQAIPLWLTIIVGIIAAFIGTAIARGIGYADTDGIDWLEIITQVVLAAIGVTLAANLYGRRSVNR; encoded by the coding sequence ATGACTGTTGCAGGGATCATCAGCGCCATCGTGATCGGCTTGGTCCTCGGCCTGCTGGGCCGACTGGTCGTGCCCGGCAAGCAAGCGATCCCGCTCTGGCTGACCATCATCGTGGGTATCATCGCGGCCTTCATCGGCACCGCGATCGCCCGCGGAATCGGGTACGCCGACACGGACGGCATCGACTGGCTCGAGATCATCACCCAGGTGGTGCTCGCCGCGATCGGCGTGACGTTGGCCGCGAACCTTTACGGCAGGCGCAGCGTCAACAGGTAG